A genomic region of Caulobacter vibrioides contains the following coding sequences:
- a CDS encoding tetratricopeptide repeat-containing sulfotransferase family protein: MTTTTAQPAASLAEAFAHAERLLETDPLMAAEQARAILEVVPRHADTTRVLAAALRLSGDAEGGLANVAPLAKALPNLPLAQLELALCLERLGRTAEAARAFDRASALEPRLSEAWRGLSESLELLGDRQGAERALARQLRASTRDPLLVEAATALAEDRLGEAERLLRDRLKADAGDVAAIRMLAETGARLGRYAEAEALLTRCIELAPNFAAARHNLATMLYRQNKNLEALAQIEQLVAKDARHPGYANLYAAILARLGEYDRAIAVYDQVLADYPNQPKGWMSYGHALKTVGRQADGVAAYRKALDLAPTLGEVWWSLANLKTVRFTPEDLAAMSQALEAEGLSEDDRLHLHYALGKAQEDAQDWDGSFQHYAAGAAIRREQLDYDPDENTADTLRTKAVFSPAFIAARAGQGCQAPDPIFVVGLPRSGSTLVEQILASHSLVEGTMELPDLIVMARRLGGKTAKRAESTYPESLAELSPDDLKALGEEFIERTRIQRKTDKPFFIDKMPNNFAHAGLIHLILPNARIIDARRHPLGCCFSGFKQHFARGQAFSYDLTDIGRYYADYVDLMAHFDTVLPGRVHRVIYERMIDDPEAEIRALLDHCGLPFEAACLSPHENDRAVRTASSEQVRRPIFKDAVEHWQKFESHLAPLKQALGPVLDSYPQAPVI, translated from the coding sequence ATGACCACGACGACCGCCCAGCCCGCCGCCAGTCTCGCTGAGGCCTTCGCGCACGCCGAGCGGCTGCTGGAGACCGATCCCTTGATGGCGGCCGAGCAGGCGCGGGCGATCCTCGAGGTCGTGCCGCGTCACGCCGATACCACCCGGGTGCTGGCTGCAGCCCTGCGACTATCCGGGGACGCCGAGGGCGGGCTCGCCAACGTCGCGCCGCTGGCCAAGGCCCTGCCCAACCTGCCCCTGGCGCAACTCGAGCTGGCCCTTTGCCTGGAGCGTCTGGGGCGCACCGCCGAGGCCGCCCGCGCCTTCGACCGCGCCAGCGCCCTGGAGCCGCGCCTGTCCGAAGCCTGGCGAGGCCTGTCGGAAAGCCTGGAGCTTCTGGGCGATCGCCAGGGCGCCGAACGCGCTCTGGCCCGGCAGCTTCGCGCCTCCACCCGCGACCCGCTGCTGGTCGAGGCGGCGACGGCGCTTGCGGAGGATCGTTTGGGCGAGGCCGAACGCCTCCTGCGGGATCGCTTGAAGGCTGACGCCGGCGACGTGGCGGCGATCCGCATGCTGGCCGAGACCGGCGCACGGCTGGGCCGCTACGCCGAGGCCGAGGCGCTGCTGACCCGCTGCATCGAGCTGGCCCCGAACTTCGCTGCGGCTCGGCACAACCTGGCGACCATGCTCTATCGCCAGAACAAGAACCTCGAAGCGCTGGCGCAGATCGAGCAGTTGGTGGCCAAGGACGCCCGCCATCCGGGCTACGCCAACCTCTATGCGGCGATCCTGGCGCGGCTGGGCGAGTATGATCGCGCCATCGCCGTCTATGACCAGGTGCTGGCCGACTATCCCAACCAGCCCAAGGGCTGGATGAGCTACGGCCACGCGCTCAAGACCGTGGGGCGCCAGGCCGACGGCGTCGCGGCCTATCGCAAGGCCCTGGATCTGGCGCCGACCCTGGGCGAGGTCTGGTGGAGTCTCGCTAACCTCAAGACCGTCAGGTTCACGCCGGAAGATCTGGCCGCCATGAGTCAGGCGCTTGAGGCCGAGGGACTGTCGGAAGACGATCGGCTGCATCTGCACTATGCGCTGGGCAAGGCGCAGGAAGACGCCCAGGACTGGGACGGGTCGTTCCAGCACTACGCCGCCGGCGCGGCCATCCGACGCGAACAGCTGGACTACGACCCCGACGAGAACACCGCCGACACGCTCCGGACCAAGGCGGTGTTCTCACCCGCCTTCATCGCGGCGCGGGCGGGGCAGGGGTGTCAGGCGCCCGATCCGATCTTTGTCGTGGGCCTGCCGCGTTCGGGCTCGACCCTGGTCGAGCAGATCCTGGCCAGCCACTCGCTGGTCGAAGGCACGATGGAGCTGCCCGACCTGATCGTCATGGCCCGTCGTCTGGGCGGCAAGACCGCCAAGCGCGCCGAGTCGACCTATCCGGAAAGCCTTGCTGAGCTGTCGCCCGACGACCTCAAGGCGCTGGGCGAGGAGTTCATCGAGCGCACCCGCATCCAGCGCAAGACCGACAAGCCGTTCTTCATCGACAAGATGCCCAACAACTTCGCGCACGCGGGGCTGATCCACCTGATCCTGCCCAACGCCAGGATCATCGACGCGCGCCGACATCCGCTGGGGTGCTGCTTTTCCGGCTTCAAGCAGCACTTCGCCCGGGGTCAGGCGTTCAGCTACGACCTGACCGACATCGGCCGCTACTACGCCGACTATGTCGACCTGATGGCCCACTTCGACACGGTGCTGCCGGGCCGGGTGCATCGCGTGATCTACGAGCGGATGATCGATGATCCGGAGGCGGAGATTCGCGCCCTGCTGGATCATTGCGGCCTGCCGTTCGAGGCGGCCTGCCTGTCGCCGCATGAGAACGATCGCGCCGTCCGAACCGCCAGTTCAGAACAGGTCCGTCGCCCCATTTTCAAGGATGCGGTTGAGCACTGGCAGAAATTCGAATCGCATTTAGCGCCACTCAAGCAGGCATTGGGACCTGTGCTCGACTCTTACCCGCAAGCGCCTGTTATTTGA